In the Akkermansiaceae bacterium genome, one interval contains:
- a CDS encoding DUF58 domain-containing protein: MIPRSYLRKIRQIEVRTNRLAQELLAGAYHSVFKGRGMDFEDVREYQLGDDVRTIDWNVSSRTGVTHIKKYREERELSMAIVVDVSASGIIGTGEQSKRDLAAEIASVLAFSATRNSDRVGLVLFTDKVEKFIPARKGRSHVFRLIREILFFEPENTGTSCEKALHFINHVFPRRAIVFLISDFIDEGYEKALKVTNRKHDVIAIRISDPSESTLPKAGWVTMEDAETGQMVEINTSDPKVVERYEKATAEKLERQRKMLQRAGLDSIEAETDKPYLIELKKFFERRIMKKNP; encoded by the coding sequence ATGATCCCCCGATCCTACCTCCGGAAGATCCGCCAGATCGAGGTGCGGACGAACCGTCTCGCCCAGGAGCTGCTGGCGGGGGCGTACCACTCCGTCTTCAAGGGACGGGGGATGGACTTCGAGGATGTCCGCGAATACCAGCTCGGGGATGACGTGCGGACCATCGACTGGAACGTGTCATCCCGCACCGGCGTCACCCATATCAAGAAATACCGGGAGGAGCGGGAGCTTTCCATGGCCATCGTCGTGGACGTCAGCGCGTCCGGGATCATCGGCACCGGGGAGCAGTCAAAGCGGGACCTGGCGGCGGAGATAGCCTCCGTGCTGGCCTTCAGCGCCACCCGCAACAGCGACCGCGTGGGCTTGGTCCTCTTCACGGACAAGGTGGAGAAATTCATCCCCGCCAGGAAGGGACGCTCGCACGTGTTCCGGCTCATCCGGGAGATCCTGTTTTTCGAGCCGGAGAACACCGGCACCTCCTGTGAAAAGGCGCTGCATTTCATCAACCATGTCTTCCCGCGCCGGGCCATCGTCTTCCTCATCTCCGACTTCATCGACGAGGGCTATGAGAAGGCGCTGAAAGTCACCAACCGGAAGCACGACGTCATCGCCATCCGCATCTCCGATCCCAGCGAATCGACCCTGCCGAAGGCCGGGTGGGTGACCATGGAGGACGCGGAGACGGGGCAGATGGTCGAGATCAACACCAGCGACCCGAAGGTGGTGGAGCGGTATGAGAAAGCCACCGCGGAGAAGCTGGAGCGGCAGCGGAAGATGCTGCAGCGCGCCGGTCTGGACTCCATCGAGGCGGAGACGGACAAGCCCTACCTCATCGAGCTGAAGAAGTTTTTCGAGCGCCGCATCATGAAGAAGAATCCATGA
- a CDS encoding RDD family protein produces the protein MEIPEEAKKKVKEVVPDEDEVKAGDIAPFNTRIIAALIDYGAIIIASLVLMKILPGFLSSVVSLASLGYILTKDSLPFLGGQSIGKKVMKLRAVTADGAPLTGNWEKGILRNAFLIIAPVELVVLLLREEKPEKGRRLGDDFAKTKVIVEAEPVVPEA, from the coding sequence ATGGAGATCCCGGAAGAGGCGAAAAAGAAGGTTAAGGAAGTCGTCCCGGATGAGGATGAGGTGAAGGCCGGTGACATCGCCCCGTTCAACACCCGCATCATCGCTGCCCTGATCGACTACGGCGCGATCATCATCGCCAGCCTGGTGCTGATGAAGATCCTTCCCGGATTCCTTTCTTCTGTGGTTTCGCTGGCCTCGCTCGGCTACATTCTGACGAAGGACTCGCTGCCGTTCCTCGGTGGCCAGAGCATCGGCAAGAAGGTGATGAAACTCCGCGCGGTCACCGCTGATGGCGCTCCGCTCACCGGTAACTGGGAGAAAGGCATACTCCGCAACGCCTTCCTCATCATCGCTCCGGTCGAGCTGGTTGTTCTTCTCCTCCGTGAGGAGAAACCGGAAAAAGGCCGCCGCCTGGGTGACGACTTCGCGAAAACCAAGGTCATCGTGGAAGCGGAACCCGTCGTTCCGGAAGCTTGA
- a CDS encoding VWA domain-containing protein, translated as MTLPQFSFGQPWWLLLLIPLLWWFWRKGRPGQTAAILHSTTSVLAGLGNPRKVTPGRILWAVRLVALTLLVLAMARPRVPEGEHKNPNKGIDIMLACDISGSMDEKDFTVGTEKISRREALTRAISEFVDNRTSDRIGMVGFGQYTYLLSPLTTDGNWIKDVLKMVVLRMDGTAIGDGIIAGVDKLEENPARSKVMILVTDGQNNKGNNPLVAADYAKTKGVRIYALEIMNIRSIRGAGVEKSPLAQVAQKTGGQYFQASDTGSLMQIYRQIDRMEKREIEVNRHMLYHELFLWFAGLAAVLLLFEWIANHTFWLRVP; from the coding sequence ATGACCCTCCCGCAGTTCAGCTTCGGCCAGCCATGGTGGCTCCTTCTCCTCATCCCGCTGTTGTGGTGGTTCTGGCGGAAGGGGCGGCCCGGCCAGACCGCGGCCATCCTTCACTCCACCACCAGCGTGCTGGCCGGCCTGGGGAATCCGCGGAAGGTCACTCCCGGCCGCATCCTGTGGGCGGTGCGTCTGGTCGCGCTGACATTGCTGGTCCTCGCCATGGCCCGCCCGCGCGTGCCGGAGGGGGAGCACAAGAACCCGAACAAGGGCATCGACATCATGCTGGCGTGCGACATCTCCGGCTCCATGGATGAAAAGGACTTCACCGTCGGCACGGAAAAAATTTCCCGCCGGGAAGCGCTCACCCGCGCCATCTCGGAGTTCGTCGACAACCGCACCAGCGACCGCATCGGCATGGTTGGCTTCGGCCAATACACCTACCTGCTCAGCCCGCTGACGACGGATGGCAACTGGATCAAGGACGTGCTGAAGATGGTCGTCCTGCGCATGGACGGCACCGCCATCGGCGACGGCATCATCGCCGGGGTGGACAAGCTGGAGGAAAACCCGGCCCGGTCGAAGGTCATGATCCTCGTCACCGACGGCCAGAACAACAAGGGCAACAACCCGTTGGTCGCCGCGGACTACGCGAAGACCAAGGGCGTGCGCATCTACGCGCTGGAGATCATGAACATCCGCAGCATCCGCGGCGCGGGTGTCGAGAAAAGCCCGCTGGCCCAGGTGGCGCAGAAGACCGGCGGCCAGTATTTCCAGGCGTCCGACACCGGCTCGCTCATGCAGATCTACCGCCAGATCGACCGCATGGAGAAGCGCGAGATCGAGGTGAACCGCCACATGCTCTACCATGAGCTTTTCCTCTGGTTCGCCGGACTGGCCGCCGTGCTGCTGCTGTTCGAGTGGATCGCCAATCACACCTTCTGGCTCCGGGTTCCATGA
- a CDS encoding DUF4381 family protein: MKETPPDITDDFTLVAPPEPLAWLWPAVIALAVLLVIGLIVWRLYRKRRLPFQEPAVPPEVAAREGLEASRKLLDEGRYKEFVVEVSRVLRVYIEDRFALRAPHLSTEEFLFEAERSDRLSVDWQNALGDFLFQCDKVKFALANTEQPRMEALYATAERFISKGGGHSCPPSATGIHSKGISEQSHLSQPIANAAGGQEWDRSGHSGLPQCPPSLLPPTGPEKKEGSP, from the coding sequence ATGAAGGAAACGCCCCCTGACATCACGGATGATTTCACGCTGGTCGCCCCGCCGGAGCCGCTGGCGTGGCTGTGGCCCGCGGTCATCGCGCTGGCGGTGCTGCTCGTCATCGGGTTGATCGTGTGGCGGCTTTACCGGAAGCGGCGGCTGCCGTTCCAGGAACCCGCCGTGCCGCCGGAGGTGGCCGCCCGCGAAGGTCTGGAAGCCAGCCGCAAGCTGCTGGACGAGGGGCGTTACAAGGAATTCGTGGTCGAGGTTTCGCGCGTGCTGCGCGTGTACATCGAGGACCGCTTCGCCCTCCGTGCACCGCATCTTTCGACCGAGGAGTTCCTGTTCGAGGCGGAGCGCAGCGACCGCCTGTCCGTGGACTGGCAGAACGCCCTGGGCGATTTCCTGTTCCAGTGTGACAAGGTGAAGTTCGCCCTCGCCAATACGGAGCAGCCGAGGATGGAAGCCCTCTATGCGACGGCGGAGAGGTTTATCAGTAAGGGGGGAGGACACTCCTGTCCTCCGTCTGCAACGGGAATCCATAGCAAAGGCATCTCCGAACAAAGTCACCTTTCCCAGCCCATCGCCAATGCCGCCGGAGGACAGGAATGGGATCGAAGCGGACATAGCGGCTTGCCGCAATGTCCTCCCTCCTTACTTCCTCCGACGGGGCCTGAAAAGAAAGAGGGCTCCCCATGA
- a CDS encoding malate dehydrogenase, whose translation MKDPITVSITGAAGQIGYALLFRIASGYVFGADQPVNLRLIEVEPALPALNGVVMELDDCAFPLLREVVPTADLDEGFKGANWALLVGSVPRKAGMERGDLLGINGKIFTGQGQAIARNAAKDIRVLVVGNPCNTNALIAMNNAAGVPNERFFAMTRLDENRAKSQLAAKAGVHSSDVTNLCIWGNHSATQYPDFTNAKIGGKPATEVITDQAWLEGEFITTVQQRGAAIIKARGASSAASAANAAIDTVKSLITATPDGDWTSVAVCSDGSYGIEKGLIASMPIRVKADGTWEVVQGVPVSEFSQGRIDATINELKEERDAVKDLIP comes from the coding sequence ATGAAGGACCCCATCACAGTCTCCATCACGGGCGCCGCCGGCCAGATCGGCTACGCGCTGCTGTTCCGCATCGCATCCGGCTATGTCTTCGGCGCGGACCAGCCGGTGAACCTCCGCCTGATCGAGGTGGAGCCCGCCTTGCCAGCCCTGAACGGAGTGGTGATGGAGCTGGATGACTGTGCGTTTCCCCTGCTGCGGGAGGTGGTGCCGACGGCGGACCTGGACGAAGGCTTCAAGGGTGCGAACTGGGCGCTGCTCGTCGGTTCCGTGCCGCGGAAAGCGGGGATGGAGCGGGGCGACCTGCTGGGCATCAACGGCAAAATTTTCACCGGCCAGGGCCAGGCCATCGCCCGCAACGCCGCGAAGGACATCCGCGTGCTGGTCGTGGGGAATCCCTGCAACACCAACGCGCTCATCGCCATGAACAACGCCGCCGGCGTGCCGAACGAGCGCTTCTTCGCCATGACCCGCCTCGACGAGAACCGGGCGAAAAGCCAGCTCGCCGCGAAAGCCGGAGTGCATTCCTCCGACGTCACCAACCTCTGCATCTGGGGCAACCACTCCGCCACCCAATATCCGGACTTCACCAACGCGAAGATCGGCGGCAAGCCCGCCACCGAAGTCATCACCGACCAGGCCTGGCTGGAGGGCGAGTTCATCACCACCGTCCAGCAACGCGGCGCGGCCATCATCAAGGCCCGCGGGGCCTCCTCCGCCGCCTCAGCCGCGAATGCCGCCATCGACACCGTGAAAAGCCTCATCACCGCCACTCCGGATGGTGACTGGACCTCCGTCGCCGTCTGCTCCGACGGATCCTACGGCATCGAGAAAGGCCTCATCGCCTCCATGCCCATCCGCGTGAAGGCGGACGGCACCTGGGAAGTCGTGCAGGGCGTGCCCGTCAGCGAATTCAGCCAGGGCAGGATCGACGCGACCATCAACGAGCTGAAGGAAGAACGGGATGCCGTGAAGGATCTCATTCCCTGA
- a CDS encoding VWA domain-containing protein produces MIFAHKYLLFLLPLVVIGAVLLYRVSKARARKKLSAFSPATRLPAMLRSVDFRAKKRKFILVTVALSLLVVALARPMWGPRDSSKEQEGAEFFIILDVSKSMLVRDVKPSRLDSVKASLAEWFKTRSGDRIGLILMAGDAFIQAPLTNDYTALREVLEHSRPKSISLGGTNISEAIKVAGKALDASGVKNKAVVIVSDGENTEGHTVTDVQAAHVNERIKFFTVGVGTPEGGQVPNKELPPDFQGPVTEIVKDEYGLPVTSKLDERNLRAIAAAGGGRYFDYLPEGKTWDLLYNQSLSTLAKKSAVFKLEDFVDLFQIPLLLAILLLAAEVGISTRLKNPPRPKSAVTLPEPSPAPAAKAMETTKYAPLAIALLFALAGSSWGAEADPLIARTEGMLREGKAAEAASMLREAVQKRPQDHYLIYNYGIAAYAAQQYQEAADAFSEVCLSKDRKLRGQALTQLGNTHYRIGQTVSKSWNRNGAVVAWERAVEYYHSANEEKPTKTTEKNLLVAKQQLEKLLLDIGDKSVIEAEKAQAQQEQITEPDKAEKNKPANLNVQVSHLTKAHEAYEKVTNLNPENKDAEKKLDEVTENLAEKLTEQARMLRERSEKVPEGKNQKAEQDKLNVQASQSYEKARALQPDDKPLAQEHDAFKKEVADKMTDTAQEIADQAMQPKPEAPKMGDLKKKQEGLQKALEQTNKALAFDDQNQRAQNLQAEVMKNLEETHMALAEMAMDAGNVAEERKQVEGAAENFNGAMQNFQKALAINPDNAEAEKGAAEAQEKLARNMAEIGKKEMAKVGQEPQPAKKGQTPPPVDPVSRLREDIGHLEKAAQNFAQADALAPGENEAQELHEQATEQLTELRSQLDKAQAQAGNQPKPPGEEAGEQQAAEQPGEPQDSQQPGTPMQEVKAMASFSEVRGSSDLEGQYKDLRDKRKIRDW; encoded by the coding sequence ATGATCTTCGCGCACAAATACCTGCTGTTCCTGCTGCCGCTGGTCGTCATCGGCGCGGTGTTGCTTTACCGTGTGTCAAAGGCCCGAGCGCGGAAAAAGCTCTCCGCCTTCAGCCCCGCCACGCGCCTGCCCGCCATGCTGCGGTCGGTGGACTTCCGGGCGAAGAAACGGAAATTCATCCTGGTGACGGTGGCGCTCTCGCTGCTGGTGGTGGCGCTGGCCCGGCCCATGTGGGGGCCGCGTGACAGCAGCAAGGAACAAGAAGGAGCGGAGTTTTTCATCATCCTGGACGTCTCGAAGAGCATGCTGGTGCGGGATGTGAAACCCTCCCGCCTGGACTCCGTGAAGGCATCCCTGGCGGAGTGGTTCAAGACCCGCTCCGGCGACCGCATCGGCCTCATCCTGATGGCGGGGGACGCCTTCATCCAGGCACCGCTCACCAATGACTACACCGCCCTGCGAGAGGTGCTGGAGCATTCCCGGCCGAAGTCCATCTCACTGGGCGGCACCAACATTTCCGAGGCCATCAAGGTGGCGGGCAAGGCGCTGGATGCCAGCGGCGTGAAGAACAAGGCCGTCGTCATCGTCAGCGACGGGGAGAACACGGAAGGCCATACCGTCACCGACGTGCAGGCCGCGCATGTGAACGAGCGGATCAAGTTCTTCACCGTCGGCGTGGGCACGCCGGAGGGCGGCCAGGTGCCGAACAAGGAACTGCCGCCGGATTTCCAGGGGCCGGTCACGGAGATTGTGAAGGACGAATACGGCCTGCCCGTGACCAGCAAGCTGGACGAGCGGAACCTGCGCGCCATCGCAGCAGCGGGGGGCGGGCGCTACTTCGACTACCTGCCGGAGGGAAAGACGTGGGACCTGCTCTACAACCAGTCGCTTTCCACGCTGGCGAAGAAGTCCGCCGTTTTCAAACTGGAGGACTTCGTCGATCTGTTCCAGATTCCCCTGTTGCTGGCCATCCTCCTGCTGGCTGCCGAAGTCGGCATCTCCACCCGCCTCAAGAACCCGCCCCGCCCGAAATCCGCCGTCACTCTCCCGGAACCAAGCCCGGCACCCGCCGCCAAAGCCATGGAAACGACCAAATACGCGCCGCTGGCCATCGCCCTGCTGTTCGCCCTCGCCGGATCATCATGGGGTGCGGAGGCGGACCCGCTCATCGCCCGGACGGAAGGCATGCTGCGGGAGGGAAAGGCGGCGGAAGCCGCGTCCATGCTGCGTGAGGCCGTGCAGAAGCGCCCGCAGGACCACTACCTGATCTACAACTACGGCATCGCCGCCTACGCCGCGCAGCAATACCAGGAAGCGGCGGACGCTTTCTCCGAGGTCTGCCTTTCCAAGGACAGGAAGCTGCGCGGGCAGGCGCTCACCCAGCTCGGCAACACCCACTACCGCATCGGCCAGACGGTCAGCAAGTCGTGGAACCGCAACGGTGCCGTCGTCGCCTGGGAACGTGCGGTGGAATACTACCACAGCGCGAACGAGGAGAAGCCGACGAAGACCACGGAGAAGAACCTCCTCGTGGCGAAGCAGCAACTGGAGAAGCTGCTGCTCGATATCGGGGACAAGTCGGTCATCGAGGCGGAAAAGGCGCAGGCCCAGCAGGAACAGATCACCGAGCCGGACAAGGCGGAGAAGAACAAGCCCGCCAACCTCAACGTCCAGGTCAGCCACCTGACGAAAGCCCACGAGGCCTACGAGAAGGTCACCAACCTCAACCCGGAGAACAAGGACGCGGAGAAGAAGCTGGATGAAGTGACGGAGAACCTGGCCGAAAAGCTCACCGAGCAGGCGCGCATGCTGCGCGAGCGGTCCGAAAAGGTGCCGGAGGGCAAAAATCAGAAGGCGGAGCAGGACAAGCTCAACGTCCAGGCATCCCAGTCCTATGAGAAGGCGCGCGCGCTGCAGCCTGACGACAAGCCTCTCGCCCAGGAGCATGACGCTTTCAAGAAAGAGGTCGCGGACAAGATGACGGACACCGCGCAGGAGATCGCGGACCAGGCCATGCAGCCGAAGCCGGAGGCTCCGAAGATGGGCGACCTGAAGAAGAAACAGGAAGGCCTCCAGAAAGCGCTGGAACAGACGAACAAGGCGCTGGCCTTCGACGACCAGAACCAGCGGGCGCAGAACCTCCAGGCGGAGGTGATGAAGAACCTGGAGGAAACGCACATGGCCCTGGCCGAGATGGCAATGGATGCCGGCAACGTCGCCGAGGAGCGCAAGCAGGTGGAGGGCGCGGCGGAGAATTTCAACGGCGCGATGCAGAATTTCCAGAAGGCGCTGGCCATCAACCCGGACAACGCGGAGGCGGAGAAAGGCGCCGCGGAGGCCCAGGAAAAGCTCGCCCGGAACATGGCGGAGATCGGCAAAAAGGAGATGGCCAAGGTCGGCCAGGAACCTCAACCGGCAAAAAAAGGCCAGACCCCGCCGCCGGTCGATCCGGTCAGCCGCCTGCGTGAGGACATCGGCCACCTGGAAAAGGCAGCCCAGAATTTCGCCCAGGCGGATGCGCTCGCACCCGGGGAGAATGAAGCCCAGGAACTCCATGAGCAGGCGACAGAGCAGCTCACGGAGCTGCGCAGCCAGCTCGACAAGGCCCAGGCACAGGCAGGCAACCAGCCGAAGCCACCGGGCGAGGAAGCAGGGGAGCAACAGGCCGCCGAGCAACCGGGTGAACCGCAGGACAGCCAGCAGCCCGGCACGCCCATGCAGGAGGTGAAGGCCATGGCCAGTTTCAGCGAGGTCCGCGGCAGCAGCGATCTTGAAGGCCAGTATAAGGACCTCCGCGACAAGCGGAAGATCCGCGACTGGTGA
- a CDS encoding MoxR family ATPase, with protein MNQDELERLQQEITEASGWIPAIMAEMSKVVVGQQYVIERLLIGLLSDGHVLLEGVPGLAKTTTIKALAQSIQGVFKRIQFTPDLLPSDIVGTLFYNSQTQEYSTKKGPIFGNLILADEINRAPAKVQSALLEAMQEHQVTLGETTFPLPDPFLVLATQNPLDQDGTYPLPEAQVDRFMLKVVVDYGTHEEELGILEKMGTSGAKPTVSPVTDLDTIVRMRSLSDRVYVDPQIKDYIVRLVLATRDPKSIDPKLDGLIRYGASPRATINLILAAKAHAFLQGRAHVTPFDVRSIAPDVLRHRLIRTYEAEAEEVTSEQLVSWVLDKVAVP; from the coding sequence ATGAATCAGGACGAATTGGAACGACTCCAGCAGGAAATCACCGAAGCCAGCGGCTGGATCCCCGCGATCATGGCGGAAATGTCGAAGGTCGTGGTCGGCCAGCAGTATGTCATCGAGCGGCTGCTCATCGGCCTGCTGTCGGACGGTCACGTGCTGCTGGAAGGCGTGCCCGGCCTGGCGAAGACCACCACCATCAAGGCGCTCGCCCAGAGCATCCAGGGGGTATTCAAGCGCATCCAGTTCACGCCGGACCTGCTGCCGTCGGACATCGTCGGTACGCTTTTCTACAACTCGCAGACGCAGGAATACTCCACCAAGAAGGGTCCCATCTTCGGCAACCTCATCCTGGCGGACGAAATCAACCGCGCCCCGGCAAAGGTCCAGTCCGCGCTGCTGGAGGCCATGCAGGAACACCAGGTCACCCTCGGTGAGACCACCTTTCCGCTGCCGGATCCTTTCCTCGTCCTCGCCACCCAGAACCCGCTCGACCAGGACGGCACCTACCCGCTGCCTGAGGCACAGGTGGACCGCTTCATGCTGAAGGTCGTCGTCGACTACGGCACCCATGAGGAGGAGCTGGGCATCCTCGAGAAAATGGGCACCTCCGGCGCGAAGCCGACCGTCAGCCCCGTCACCGACCTGGACACCATCGTCCGCATGCGCTCGCTGAGCGACCGGGTGTATGTCGATCCGCAGATCAAGGACTACATCGTCCGGCTGGTGCTCGCCACCCGTGACCCGAAGTCCATCGACCCGAAGCTCGACGGCCTCATCCGCTACGGTGCCTCCCCGCGTGCCACCATCAACCTCATCCTCGCGGCGAAGGCGCACGCCTTCCTGCAGGGCCGCGCGCATGTCACGCCGTTCGACGTCCGCAGCATCGCCCCGGACGTCCTGCGCCACCGCCTGATCCGCACCTATGAGGCGGAGGCGGAGGAAGTAACCAGCGAGCAACTGGTGAGCTGGGTCTTGGACAAGGTGGCCGTTCCCTGA